TTGCATGAAAGACCCTTATAGAATTTTTATGTCAGTTCAGAATTAGTCATCAGGAAAATCTATCTCAACTATAAGATTGAACGATAAAAGCCCAACAACACCAAACGGAGTTCTTCAAAATCCATTAATCACTTGAAATGGAATATGGAAAGGGGAAAAGCAAAAGAACTAACCTAAAAAgctaacaaagaaaaaaaaaggctgATATAAAAACTTACTCTTGACAAGGTCAATTGTTCTTGCAATGAGCTACAGTGGCCCCTCAAAGTGCTAAGATTCTCCACTATTGTCAGTTTCTCCTTTTCTACTCGTTTGAGTGACTCACGAACTGTTTCAAGGTCAGTAATCAATTTGGAATTGTACTGTTGAAGACTCAGGATATACTCTTGTAATCGCTTGTGTGTATTATCAAGCGAAGCAGCCTGCAAAATTCAACCAAATTCAGCCTGAAAAGCAACAAGATTATAATAATAGCACCaattttcaaaagaaaaaggaaaaaaagcaaAGAGATTTATTTATTACCCTTTCATTAGCAGCTGCTACATCCTGCTGAGCTCTTTCAAGCTCTTCTGTCAGTGAAGCAACTGACTTTTCAGCAGCAACCCTAGCTTCATTTTCGCTTGTATGGCGATCAATAGCATCCtagtttttttataaaataaaataaaaaataaacgtataaataaaattaaagaaaaacaaatacCCAAGACAGATTATAAAGATTAAAATCTTACGAGCTTTTCAGACACTTCCTTGGAAAGCTTCTCCTCTAGAGATGCATTATTGTCCCTTAATTCAGAAATAATAGTATTCAATTCTTCCTCCTTGTTTTTCTTCTCCAACTCTGTAGAATCAAAAGTTAATTAACTAAATCAAGCAGTAATTCTAAATAACCCAGGGTAGCAGTACAAGTACCTGTATCAATGCATCTTTTCTCAGCAGATTCCAATGAACTCTTAAGCTTCTCAGCATCAATTACATGATTCTCATCACATTGTTGAAACCATTTCACACAAAGCTTAAGCTTTTTATTATGCTCAGCTGCGTGTTCATATTTAGCCTACAGTAAACCAAATAATCACCAACCAATATAAACAATGATAACAACAAATAAACAACAAAAGTAAAAAATTACAACATTGATTTCACCTTGAGATCGAACTTTTTCGCTTTCGGCTTCTCATTCAATATCGCTTCCACTTCTTCTTTAGTGAATTCATGATTAGAACATTCCTCGGCATTTGCAACGGCAGCGGTATTAACATCTTGACGGTTGTTAACAACGGCAAACGGCTGCCTTGTTCGCGCCGTTCCTGTGGATCCCGCTCCTCTCCCCATTGCTCCAAGCCTTCTCCGTTTATCTAATGGATTTTCATCTCCAAGCTCCTTCctctaaattaataataaaaaaaaaggtagCTAATGATTAAAACAAACAAATCGAAACATTTAAATAAAGGAATCAGAAAacgaaaaaaaatagaaatttcaTTTACAGATGAAGGACTGCGAGGAGGTCGGTTCTGAATACGGGAAGCCATAGTTGAAACTCAGTGAAAGCTGTTGCTACTATTGGTGAAGGAATCAGAGAGAAATATTAGAATCTGAGCCGTTGATGTGGGAGAAAAGATTGAAATTGAAGATCGATTTGATTTTCCTGGAGAAATTTGAAATTGGGGAACCAATTGGAACGTTAGGGTTTGAAAAAAAGGGGGAAAGATAGCGTTGTGAAATTGGGGGGGAGCCTTAGGGGATTGATTTTTGAATTGATTTGAAATTAGATCTGGCGGTCTTTTCTATGTAATAAGAAATAGACAAATAGTACATAACGGTAACTAAGTTTCTTTGGGCCCGTTTGGGTCGGATCTATTGATCTTAACCCGCTCCATCTGCGTGTTTAGTGAATGATCCATGTTGATTGGACTTCACTGATTCAAACATTGGGCCTTtagaagaaaagaaaacttacGTCAATTTTGAAGCTAACACTATTTTCGGGACCCGATTGAATCCCGAATAAAGAGTTGGATCAATTGATCTATAAATTCATTGAATTGGTTTTTCAAATCAGTTTGAACCAACATTAAATTAGttgattgatttttttattaattttttaataaaattatttaattaaatcagaTGAACCATCTAAATTAGTTGAACTAATGACTTAATTAATTCGACCATCGATTTAATTTCTGAAAAATTTAGTTAAGAGTCAAAAGTCCTTAACAATTCAAGGACCAAAGGTAAAAAATTCTAATGCTGAAATGGGGAGCAATTTTCCCTTGAAGCAATTCAGAGCGGGAAGTCTCATAGGCAAGCAAAGTAATGTGATGCGAAAAAGCCTCGGTGACTTACTGTTGATTATATTACAAACCTATCTCATTACCGATGTTTTAAACATCGAAAAACTCAAATGAAGTAACATTATTTTTCAAGATTCCATCTCTTTAAGATAATTGATAATTCAAAAGAAGCTAGATAATCatgattgaattataaatttttgtaaattaaaatacaaaattgtaTCAATTGGTTTTATCTACCAATAACTATCATTGCTCTACATTAGTGAGAGGAAGAATGGTTCACAACATTAGTGAACATTCATTGAAGTCGATAGTCGAAATCTTTGTAAAGTCCACGTGTCGAAACATAAACCAGGTCATTCGAAACCCAATCCAACATGTCCAATGCCCAAAATCATCGTCCACCACATGGCTCATAACAATTGGTTTAAAGCCATATCCAACTTATCCGAAAATGGCAGATAAGGCATGTGTGTGCCCCAAACCAATCTACATCACATAAACAACGAACAAAATAATTGGaccaaacattaaaaaaaaatataatccCACATTTCGATACTTACCTCATTTTTGAAAGACATTTGGGTTGCAATGGCACAAGCAATGGCATCGATGACTGGTTTACGTGGCTCTTCACAAGCTGTGTTGGAAGGTAGTCTCCAACTCAGCGGCCAAACCCGGTTGAACGTTGCTAGCACCAACAGGGTGGCTGTGGCTAGACCTGGTTTTACCGTTAGAGCTCAACAGGTCCCTGCCGAGCCTGAAACTGGACGCAGAGCTGTGCTGGGTCTTGTTGCTGCTGGTTTGGCTACTGGCTCCTTTGTTCAAGCTGTGCTTGCTGATGCACGAAGCATCAAGGTTGGCCCGCCTCCACCACCCTCCGGTGGATTGCGTAAGTCTTCTTCAATTATCCTTTCAAATCATCACTTTACTTGCTTCGATTACAGCTAGTATTTAACTCCTAAGCTAATGCTATTAGCTTAAATTGGCTATTCAGACATGATTTGTCTGATTGATATCTTCATAATACTTTGAAGATataattaaaatgttttgaaGTTTGAAATGGATTTAAAATATGGATAGTAGTGAAAAAGAGTAACTATATTATGGATACTCTTATACTAAGAGTTAGATAACATTTTGCATCTTTTACTAAAAATGGATAAGTTAAATcatatatattagattaaagagtaaattaaatttttattaaaattttattgatttatactattaaaaattagCGTGAATAATAGAATAATCAAATAGGGACACTTGATGTGCCACATGTACAAAAACTAATTTTTAACACAAAATGGATTGAATTTTTAACAAAAGAACCAATTTACTGTTTGAGCGTAGAaagactaatttactcattttttaaataaaaaaaataaaatgcaattcgATTTTTAATATGGAGGCCTCCATTTACTTTTACCTGAAAAATACATTTGGTACAATTAACCCAATCATCAGCATGTGATATGGTTCAATAATTTGATAGCCAAACCATGTTCTTGGCAGCCGGAACTTTGAATTCCGATGAGCCAAGAGACCTTGATCTGGCGTACAAAGATCGGTTTTTCCTCCAACCATTGACTCCGGCACAAGCGGCTCAGAGGGCAAAGGAATCAGCCAAAGACATCCTTGGTGTCAAGACCTTGATCGACAAAAAAGCATGGCCCTATGTCATGAATGACCTTCGTCTCAAGGCTGAGTACCTCCGCTTTGACCTTAAAACTGTTATTTCTTCCAAGCCCAAAGATGAAAAGAAATC
The Gossypium arboreum isolate Shixiya-1 chromosome 10, ASM2569848v2, whole genome shotgun sequence genome window above contains:
- the LOC108452072 gene encoding oxygen-evolving enhancer protein 3, chloroplastic: MAQAMASMTGLRGSSQAVLEGSLQLSGQTRLNVASTNRVAVARPGFTVRAQQVPAEPETGRRAVLGLVAAGLATGSFVQAVLADARSIKVGPPPPPSGGLPGTLNSDEPRDLDLAYKDRFFLQPLTPAQAAQRAKESAKDILGVKTLIDKKAWPYVMNDLRLKAEYLRFDLKTVISSKPKDEKKSLDELTKKLFNTIDGLDHAAKIKSTPEAEKYYAETASALNEVIAKLG